The region ACGCCCGGAACACCGAGCGCGTGCGCGAGCTGCTAGCCGCCGTGCGCGAGCGGTACGGGACTGGACGGGCAGAGCTATCCGACGTCCTGGACCTCCAGAACGAGTTGGCGATCCGCGTCAACAACGAGTCCTCCTTCCGCGACGAGCGGCGCGGTGCGGAGATTCGGCTGAACCTGCTGCGAGACATGTCGGCGAGCGCGCCGGTTCCGCCGCCGAGGCTGCTGGACACCGGCTTGCCAGAGGTCACGCAGAGCGCCGACGCGTTGACCGTCTTGGCTCTGGAGGAGCGGCCGGAGATTCGCCAAGCCGAAGCGGCGACTCGACAGAGCTCCACGGCGCTTCGCCTGGCGAACGCGCAGTATCGACCGGACTTCATGGTCATGCTCGACCGGCAGCCCGGCATTGCGCCGGAACGAGGCTTCGACGCGATGGTGACCATCAACCTGCCGTTTCTGTTCCGCAAGAAGTACGACTTCGGCATCGTCGAGGCTCGGGCTCAGCAAGAAGCCGCCGAGGAGAGCCGCGACGCCGTCGAGCTTGCCATCGCCGGTGAGGTGGAGACGGCGCTGATCCGCATCAAGTCGTCCAAGCGGACGAGCGAACTGTACCGCGATGTTCTGGTTCCACAGGCTGAGGACGCCTACGAAGCGGCGATCACTGGGTACCTCGCCGGAACCGTCGACTTCGTCCGGCTGGTGGACGCTCTCGTGAACGTCGAGGAAATGAGGCTGACCTATTTCAGCTCGGTCACGAGCTATCTGAAGGCTATCGCGGAGCTGGAAAAAGCCACTGCCTCCGACCTGTGGTAGCAACGCGCGAGACCGGAGACACAAGATGACTCGCACGAGATGGATTGCTCTCATCGTGGCGGCGCTCGTCATCGGCGGGGCGGCAGCCGCGTGGGTCACCATGGGGCGCGGCGGCAACACCACCACTGACGAATGGGTACCTGACGCGTCGGCGGAGGCTGAGGCGGACGATACGGGGGAGTGGATTCCCGACGCTGGTGACGATGACACGACGGCGATGGAGGCAGTCGCCCAGCCCACCAGCGGGGAAGCCGAGTTGCTGCGGGGCGTTCCGGTCGATCTGACGCCGGAGTTGGTGCAGGTTCTCGGCGTCCGCACCGCCACCGTGGAGCGCCGCAAGCTAACCAAGGACATCCGCGCCGTCGGGAGGTTCGACTACAACGAGGAGACGCTCGCGGTCGTCACGTCGCGCGTATCGGGACGCGTCGAGCGACTTGGAGTGAGCTTCACCGGAGCCCGCGTCCGAAAGGGAGACGAACTCCTCTCGATCTACAGCCCGGAGCTCGTGTCCGCGCAACGTGAGTATCTGATCGCGCTGCGGGGCAGTCGGCGTCCTCAGACCGTGCCGTCGTCGTTGGCTGCCGAGCTGGGAGACGCTCGCCAGGCACTGCTCGAGAGCAGCCGCCAGCGCCTCGAGCTGTGGGGTTTGACCCCGGCTCAGATCGCCCGAATCGAGACGGACGGCGTCGCGACCTACCTCCCCATCTACGCGCCCATGTCAGGAACCGTGATCCAGAAGAACGTGCTCGAGGGAGCCTACGTGGGCGAGGGCACTCCGTTGTTCACAATCGCCGATCTGTCATCCGTGTGGCTTTACGCGGACATCTATGAGTCCGACGTCTCATGGGTGAAGACGGGACAGCCGATGGAGGTGCATGTCGCCGCGTTGACGGAGCGACGAACTCTCACCGGACGGATCGCCTTCATCGACCCGTTCGTCGATCCACGGCTGAGGACGACGCGAGTTCGGGCTGTGTTCCGCAACACGGACAACTCGCTCAGACCCGGCATGTACGCGCACGTGAACGTCAAAACGCCTCTTGGCAACGTGCTCGCGATACCGGAGAGCGCGGTCATCTTCTCCGGCAAACGGAACTTCGTCGTCGTCAGCGACGGCAAAGGGAGGTTTCAGCCTCGACAGGTCGAGGTCGAAGCGCTGGCGAGTGGCTACTATGCGGCTCTCCGTGGAGTCAGCGAGGGCGACACGGTCGTGACCGCCGCCAACTTCCTGATCGACTCCGAGAGCAACCTGCGGATCGCAATCGAGAAGATGGGCTCGCAGAACGGCGATATGCCACAGGCGACCGGCGCGCCGCAGTCGCACGCACACTAGAACCGGCAATAGGAACCGAGGCCGACTCGGAGCACGCGAAGGTTCGCAAGTTATGGAACGGTTCATCGAGCTCTGTATACGGAACCGGTTCTTCGTGATCCTCGTCATGGCGATGGTCGTCGGGTGGGGGGTGTGGTCGGTCGTCACGACGCCTGTGGACGCCATCCCCGACCTGTCAGACGTTCAGGTCATCATCGCCAGCGAATGGATGGGACAGAGCCCCCAGGAGATCGAGGACCAGGTCACGTACCCGATCAGCACCGCCATGCTCGGCGTGCCGAAGGTCAAGACCGTTCGCGGATTCTCGTTCTTCAACTCGTCGTTCGTGTACGTCATTTTCGAAGACGGCACCGACCTCTATTGGGCACGCAGCCGCGTGCTCGAATACCTGAACGCC is a window of Candidatus Poribacteria bacterium DNA encoding:
- a CDS encoding efflux RND transporter periplasmic adaptor subunit, whose protein sequence is MTRTRWIALIVAALVIGGAAAAWVTMGRGGNTTTDEWVPDASAEAEADDTGEWIPDAGDDDTTAMEAVAQPTSGEAELLRGVPVDLTPELVQVLGVRTATVERRKLTKDIRAVGRFDYNEETLAVVTSRVSGRVERLGVSFTGARVRKGDELLSIYSPELVSAQREYLIALRGSRRPQTVPSSLAAELGDARQALLESSRQRLELWGLTPAQIARIETDGVATYLPIYAPMSGTVIQKNVLEGAYVGEGTPLFTIADLSSVWLYADIYESDVSWVKTGQPMEVHVAALTERRTLTGRIAFIDPFVDPRLRTTRVRAVFRNTDNSLRPGMYAHVNVKTPLGNVLAIPESAVIFSGKRNFVVVSDGKGRFQPRQVEVEALASGYYAALRGVSEGDTVVTAANFLIDSESNLRIAIEKMGSQNGDMPQATGAPQSHAH
- a CDS encoding TolC family protein yields the protein ARNTERVRELLAAVRERYGTGRAELSDVLDLQNELAIRVNNESSFRDERRGAEIRLNLLRDMSASAPVPPPRLLDTGLPEVTQSADALTVLALEERPEIRQAEAATRQSSTALRLANAQYRPDFMVMLDRQPGIAPERGFDAMVTINLPFLFRKKYDFGIVEARAQQEAAEESRDAVELAIAGEVETALIRIKSSKRTSELYRDVLVPQAEDAYEAAITGYLAGTVDFVRLVDALVNVEEMRLTYFSSVTSYLKAIAELEKATASDLW